A portion of the Aphelocoma coerulescens isolate FSJ_1873_10779 chromosome 11, UR_Acoe_1.0, whole genome shotgun sequence genome contains these proteins:
- the CDT1 gene encoding DNA replication factor Cdt1 codes for MAQLRLTDFFGQTKATTGAPAKRSGGRQLKAALAGPSVLREEEDGSPAGLSARSLPLPGSPRTPARGGSPAVRGLAGRKRSRREMEAESPVGARLGEPSGKSARKRLELPRDAEPGSPAAATSSSPPATPRPPTPLSRDLAVSPPATTTGSPGRGQDTGTARRLQREDVAELRDRLQRMKVLGQVPSVPSGTSSDLRSRLERVRQLELRVRQRRAGSGAPAGAGPAGDTGAAAPAGEAGEKPPAYQRFHTLAQDLPPGLTLPYKFRVLAEMFRSVDTITGMLFNRAETVTFAKVKQGVQDMMRRQFEERHLGQIKAVYPSSYRLRQEKNVPTFGSSGKKSDYQLTLEPVLGEEEKVDGRPHLSASRLLERRREFHRNLVNIVREHHRAFLAALSPPMVVPEEKLTRWHPRFNVDEVPDISPAELPRAPQEDRLSTAQEVLNTARGMLSPKMEKALANLALRTAGAGAGEPALSKAPAPASTSSALRGVSQGLLDRIRAKEARRLQALLTRDARQEERAALLARLPAMARVLRSVFVAEKKPALSMELLCARLADSCPELVAPGEMEKHVRLFAELLPDWVGVHALRTDTYVKLDKEKDLGLVTERLNKAAKEAGAL; via the exons ATGGCGCAGCTCCGCCTCACCGACTTCTTCGGCCAGACGAAAGCGACCACCGGAGCCCCGGCCAAGCGCAGCGGCGGCCGCCAGCTCAAGGCCGCCCTCGCCGGTCCCTCGGTGCtccgggaggaggaggatggttCCCCGGCGGGGCTCAGCGCCCGCTCGCTGCCGCTGCCCGGTTCGCCGCGTACCCCGGCCCGCGGGGGCTCCCCGGCCGTGCGGGGCCTGGCGGGCAGGAAGCGGAGCCGCCGGGAGATGGAAGCGGAGTCGCCGGTCGGGGCCCGGCTCGGGGAACCGAGCGGGAAGTCGGCGCGGAagaggctggagctgccccGGGATGCGGAGCCGGGGTCTCCGGCAGCG GCCACCAGCTCCTCGCCTCCAGCCACTCCTCGACCCCCGACACCCCTCTCACGGGACCTGGCCGTGTCCCCCCCGGCCACCACCACCGGCTCCCCCGGCCGTGGGCAGGACACGGGCACAGCCAGGCGCCTGCAGCGG gaggACGTGGCCGAGCTGCGGGACCGCCTGCAGAGGATGAAGGTGCTGGGCCAGgttccctctgtccccagcggGACCAGCAGTGACCTGCGGAGCCGCCTGGAGCGGGTGCGGCAGCTGGAGCTGCGCGTCCGGCAGAGGAGAGCGGGCAGCGGAGCCCcagcgggagcggggccggccggggacaccggggccgCGGCTCCTGCGGGAGAGGCCGG CGAGAAGCCCCCAGCATACCAGCGGTTCCACACCCTGGCCCAGGACCTGCCCCCGGGGCTCACGCTGCCCTACAAGTTCAGGGTGCTGGCAGAGATGTTCCGCAGCGTGGACACCATCACCGGGATGCTCTTCAACCGCGCCGAGACCGTCACCTTCGCCAAGGTCAAGCAGGGCGTGCAGGACATGATGCGCAG GCAGTTCGAGGAGCGGCACCTGGGGCAGATCAAGGCCGTGTATCCCAGCTCGTACCGGCTGCGCCAGGAGAAGAACGTCCCCACCTTCGGCAGCAGCGGGAAGAAGTCTGACTATCAGCTCACTCTAGAGCCAGTGCTGGGGGAAG AGGAGAAGGTGGACGGGCGCCCGCACCTGTCGGCGTCGCGGCTGCTGGAGCGCCGGAGGGAATTCCACCGCAACCTGGTGAACATCGTCAGGGAGCACCACAGG GCATTCCTGGCTGCCCTCAGCCCTCCCATGGTGGTACCAGAGGAGAAGCTGACCCGGTGGCATCCCCGCTTCAACGTGGACGAGGTGCCGGACATCAGCCCCGCGGAGCTGCCGCGGGCGCCGCAGGAGGACAGGCTGAGCACGGCCCAGGAGGTGCTGAACACGGCCCGGGGGATGCTGAGCCCCAAg ATGGAAAAAGCTCTTGCCAACCTGGCCCTAAGAACAGCCGGAGCCGGTGCTGGGGAACCGGCGCTTTCCaaagccccagcccctgccagcacCTCCAGCGCGCTCcgaggggtgtcccaggggctgctcgACCGG ATCCGTGCGAAGGAGGCGCGGCGGCTGCAGGCGCTGCTGACGCGGGACGCGCGGCAGGAGGAGCGGGCGGCGCTGCTGGCGCGGCTGCCGGCCATGGCGCGCGTCCTGCGCAGCGTCTTCGTGGCCGAGAAGAAGCCGGCGCTCAGCatggagctgctctgtgcccGCCTGGCCGACAGCTGCCCCGAGCTCGTGGCGCCCG GTGAGATGGAGAAACACGTGCGGCTCTTCGCCGAGCTGCTGCCCGACTGGGTGGGCGTGCACGCCCTCAGGACGGATACCTACGTCAAGCTGGACAAAGAGAAGGACCTGGGCCTCGTCACCGAGAGGCTCAACAAGGCGGCCAAGGAGGCCGGAGCCCTCTGA